Proteins encoded by one window of Arachis ipaensis cultivar K30076 chromosome B04, Araip1.1, whole genome shotgun sequence:
- the LOC107636509 gene encoding uncharacterized protein LOC107636509: protein MGKKAVPKEEDAAEKLKEKEFQEKTGSVIVQAPVMMKEPKEQHPLKVKKETEDEQIAKFLTVLEKKPPYMACLKSVFSEKKALRGDETVVLTKECSALVQKKLPLKLPDPGSFVIPCTIGTITFEKALCDLGSSINLMSLSVMKKLGIQEVQPIRISLEMADKSLKRVYGLVENVLVKVEDLYLPADFVILDT from the exons ATGGGCAAGAAGGCCGTGCCTAAAGAAGAGGATGCTGCTGAGAAATTGAAGGAGAAAGAGTTTCAAGAGAAGACTGGGAGTGTAATAGTACAAGCCCCAGTAATGATGAAAGAGCCTAAAGAACAACACCCTCTGAAAGTGAAAAAGGAGACCGAGGATGAGCAAATTGCTAAATTCTTGACA gtgttGGAGAAGAAGCCTCCCTATATGGCCTGTCTGAAAAGTGTATTCTCTGAGAAGAAGGCCCTGAGGGGAGATGAAACTGTGGTGCTAACCAAGGAGTGCAGTGCACTAGTGCAAAAGAAGCTACCTCTGAAATTGCCAGATCCTGGAAGCTTCGTAATTCCCTGCACCATAGGGACTATCACATTTGAGAAAGCATTATGCGACCTTGGatcaagcataaatctgatgtccctctctgtgatgaagaagctgggtATTCAAGAGGTGCAACCCataagaatctcactggagatggcagacaagtccctAAAGCGGGTATATGGATTGGTGGAGAATGTCcttgtaaaggttgaagacctttaccttCCTGCAGACTTCGTGATACTTGACACTTAA